The proteins below are encoded in one region of Ricinus communis isolate WT05 ecotype wild-type chromosome 6, ASM1957865v1, whole genome shotgun sequence:
- the LOC8285392 gene encoding pentatricopeptide repeat-containing protein At2g26790, mitochondrial → MWVSSIKLFSCRKYIKHVNFIRLYTVSALAHFNYPIEEEQTINTHYQNPVTNHLFEINTAKVVITLNNLRNEPSLAFSYFNQLKESGYSHDPYTYAAIVRILCFWGWSRKLDSILMEIIKKDGNLDFGIVNLFEALGDGIANESFSVLVQVSDALIKVCVASGMFDQAFDVLLQTKHCGFAPQILSCNFLMNRLVESRKVDMAIAIYRQLKAFGLNPNDYTYTIAIKGFCRKGNLAEAIDVFRDMEESGVTPNSFSYTTFIEGLCLHGRSDLGFKVLQDVINAKIPMDVFAYTVVIRGFCSEMKLKEAESILREMEKQGFAPDVYVYCALISGYCMVGNLLKALALHDEMVSKGVKTNCVILSSILQGLSQMGMASEVANQFKEFKKMGIFFDEACYNVVMDALCKLGKVEEAVELLVEMKGKKMVPDIINYTTVISGYFLKGKVVDALNIYREMKDIGHKPDIVTYNVLAGGFSRNGLTQEALSLLNYMETQGVKPDTVTHNMIIEGLCIGGKVDDAQAFFDNLEEKCLENYSAMVNGYCEANHVNKAFALLIRLSKQGRILKKASFFKLLGNLCSEGDSEKALCLLETMVALNINPTMIMYSKVIGALFQAGEMEKAQYVFNMLVDRGLAPDVITYTIMINGYCRMNKMKEAWHVLGDMKNRGIEPDVITYTVLLNNCSKIDLRSSSSSLDAMKSKENMMDPSALWSEMKDMDIKPDVICYTVLIDKHCKTNNIQDAINLFNEMIDRGLAPDTVTYTALLSGYCNVGNIKKAVVLFDEMLNKGIRPDAHTMSVLHCILKVRKVHFHG, encoded by the coding sequence ATGTGGGTGTCATCTATtaagttgttttcttgtagaaaatatatcaaacaTGTTAACTTCATAAGATTATATACCGTCTCAGCTCTTGCTCATTTCAATTACCCAATTGAAGAAGAGCAAACCATTAATACCCATTACCAAAATCCCGTAACTAACCATTTATTTGAGATAAATACTGCTAAAGTTGTTATTACTTTGAACAATCTGAGGAATGAGCCGAGTCTTGCTTTCTCCTACTTTAACCAATTGAAGGAAAGTGGGTATTCTCATGATCCTTATACATATGCTGCGATTGTTagaattttgtgtttttggggTTGGTCTAGGAAGTTGGATTCTATACTGATGGAAATTATTAAGAAAGATGGGAACTTGGATTTTGGAATTGTGAATTTGTTTGAAGCTCTGGGAGATGGCATTGCAAATGAGTCATTCAGTGTGCTTGTTCAGGTCTCAGATGCTTTGATTAAGGTTTGTGTTGCCTCTGGAATGTTTGATCAGGCTTTTGATGTTCTTTTGCAAACTAAGCATTGTGGATTTGCTCCACAGATTTTGTCATGTAATTTTCTCATGAACCGGTTAGTTGAGAGTAGGAAAGTGGATATGGCTATTGCCATCTATCGGCAGTTGAAGGCCTTTGGTCTGAACCCTAATGACTACACTTATACCATTGCAATTAAGGGTTTTTGTAGAAAAGGTAATTTGGCTGAAGCTATTGATGTGTTCCGGGATATGGAAGAAAGTGGGGTGACgccaaattctttttcttacacAACTTTCATAGAAGGTCTATGTTTGCATGGGAGATCAGATTTGGGTTTCAAAGTGCTTCAAGATGTGATAAATGCAAAGATTCCAATGGATGTGTTTGCTTATACAGTTGTAATTCGTGGCTTCTGTAGTGAGATGAAGCTGAAAGAGGCTGAGAGCATCTTGCGTGAAATGGAAAAACAAGGCTTTGCCCCTGATGTGTATGTGTATTGTGCTCTGATATCTGGATATTGCATGGTTGGGAATTTACTTAAAGCTTTGGCTCTTCATGATGAAATGGTGTCAAAAGGTGTCAAAACAAATTGTGTGATTTTGAGTTCAATTCTTCAAGGCTTGTCTCAGATGGGTATGGCTTCTGAAGTAGCCAATCAATTTAAAGAATTCAaaaagatgggtatattttttgatgaGGCTTGCTACAATGTGGTAATGGATGCCTTGTGCAAGTTGGGGAAAGTGGAAGAAGCTGTGGAACTGCTTGTTGAGATGAAAGGTAAGAAGATGGTTCCAGATATCATCAACTACACCACTGTGATCAGTGGATACTTCCTTAAAGGTAAAGTTGTTGATGCGTTGAACATATATAGAGAAATGAAGGACATAGGACATAAACCTGATATTGTTACTTATAATGTACTTGCTGGTGGGTTTTCTAGAAATGGCCTCACTCAAGAGGCCCTTAGCCTCTTAAATTACATGGAAACACAGGGTGTAAAACCTGATACCGTGACACATAACATGATTATTGAAGGATTATGTATAGGAGGTAAGGTGGACGATGCTCAAGccttttttgataatttagaAGAGAAGTGCTTGGAAAACTATAGTGCCATGGTCAATGGTTATTGTGAAGCTAATCATGTGAACAAGGCCTTTGCTCTACTTATTAGGCTATCTAAGCAGGGgcgtattttaaaaaaagctTCTTTCTTTAAATTGCTTGGAAATCTCTGTTCGGAAGGTGATAGTGAGAAAGCTTTGTGTTTGCTTGAAACAATGGTGGCTCTGAATATCAATCCTACCATGATCATGTACAGTAAAGTTATTGGTGCACTTTTCCAGGCGGGAGAAATGGAGAAGGCTCAGTATGTTTTCAATATGTTGGTTGATAGGGGGCTAGCTCCTGATGTCATTACATACACAATAATGATAAATGGTTATTGCAGGATGAATAAAATGAAGGAGGCCTGGCATGTTTTGGGTGATATGAAGAACAGAGGGATTGAACCTGATGTTATCACTTACACAGTTTTGCTCAATAATTGTTCAAAAATAGATCTCAGAAGCTCCAGTTCAAGTCTAGATGCAATGAAAAGCAAGGAAAATATGATGGACCCCTCAGCCTTGTGGAGTGAAATGAAGGATATGGATATAAAACCTGATGTTATTTGTTACACTGTTCTTATTGACAAGCACTGTAAAACAAATAACATTCAGGATGCTATAAACCTTTTCAATGAAATGATTGATAGAGGACTAGCACCTGATACTGTGACGTATACAGCTCTTTTATCTGGATATTGTAATGTGGGAAATATAAAAAAGGCTGTAGTCCTTTTTGATGAGATGTTAAATAAGGGGATACGGCCAGATGCACATACCATGTCAGTGCTACATTGTATTTTGAAGGTTAGGAAGGTGCACTTCCATGGGTGA
- the LOC125370252 gene encoding ATP synthase subunit alpha, chloroplastic-like, producing the protein MGISVSRVGSAAQIKAMKQVAGKLKSELAQFAELEAFAQFASDLDKATQNQLARGQRLRELLKQSQSSPLIVEEQIMTIYTGTNGYLDSLEIGQVRKFLVELRTYLKTNRP; encoded by the coding sequence ATGGGTATTTCTGTTTCCAGAGTAGGATCCGCTGCTCAAATTAAAGCTATGAAACAAGTAGCTGGTAAGTTAAAATCGGAATTGGCGCAATTTGCAGAATTAGAAGCCTTTGCGCAATTCGCTTCGGATCTTGATAAAGCTACTCAGAATCAATTGGCAAGAGGTCAACGATTACGCGAGTTGCTCAAACAATCCCAATCATCTCCTCTCATAGTGGAGGAACAGATAATGACTATTTATACCGGAACAAATGGTTATCTTGATTCATTAGAAATTGGACAAGTAAGGAAATTTCTCGTTGAGTTACGTACCTACTTAAAAACGAATAGACCTTAG